The Nitrosospira lacus genome window below encodes:
- the ubiB gene encoding ubiquinone biosynthesis regulatory protein kinase UbiB, whose amino-acid sequence MRFFRLLKILAVAFRFGLDEFFLGHERLRFLRPVVRVATFWRRLDRARGERLRLALEALGPIFVKFGQMLSTRRDLLPQDIADELAKLQDQVPPFPSSLALATLEQIYGKPVNEVFLLFDAEPVASASIAQVHLAVLQDGTEVAVKVLRPGIAPIIAHDVALMETGAWLVEALWPDGKRLKPREVVSEFSRHLEDELDLMREASNCSQLRRNFLDSPLLLVPEVYWDYCYSGVMVMQRVKGTPISHVTKLREQGVDIPRLARVGVEIFFTQVFRDGYFHADMHPGNIFVGSDGRYIAVDFGIMGTLTDEDKNYLAQNFLAFFRRDYKRVAEAHVEAGWAPKDTRVDDFETAIRAVCEPIFDKPLKEISFSRVLLRLFQTSRQFNVEIQPQLVMLQKTLLNIEGLGRDLDPDLDLWTTAKPYLENWMAEQLGWRGLTRRLGKEASSWAVMLPQFPRLLHHALSEIRTKELEQKMSELVLEKKRQNRLLSFLVMLLAVAMLWHIWQ is encoded by the coding sequence ATGCGTTTCTTTCGTCTTCTCAAAATACTCGCGGTAGCATTTCGTTTCGGCCTTGATGAATTTTTTCTCGGCCATGAGCGGCTGCGTTTCCTGCGACCCGTTGTCAGGGTGGCCACATTCTGGCGACGGCTAGATAGGGCTCGTGGCGAACGCCTTCGTCTGGCGCTGGAAGCGCTGGGACCCATTTTTGTCAAATTCGGCCAAATGCTTTCCACCCGGCGCGATCTCCTGCCGCAGGATATTGCCGATGAACTGGCCAAGCTGCAAGATCAGGTTCCACCGTTTCCTTCCAGCCTCGCCCTTGCGACACTGGAACAGATCTATGGAAAGCCCGTCAACGAAGTCTTCCTGCTATTTGACGCGGAGCCGGTAGCCAGCGCGTCGATCGCCCAGGTTCATCTGGCTGTGCTGCAAGATGGCACGGAAGTCGCAGTAAAGGTGCTGCGCCCCGGTATCGCCCCGATAATCGCCCACGATGTGGCGTTGATGGAAACCGGTGCGTGGCTGGTTGAAGCACTGTGGCCCGACGGCAAGCGATTGAAACCGCGCGAAGTGGTAAGCGAATTTTCCCGGCACCTGGAAGACGAGCTCGATCTCATGCGCGAAGCCTCCAACTGCAGTCAGTTGCGGCGCAATTTTCTTGATTCTCCTCTGCTTCTGGTGCCGGAAGTTTATTGGGACTACTGCTATTCTGGCGTCATGGTGATGCAGCGCGTAAAAGGTACGCCCATTAGCCATGTGACCAAGTTGCGCGAGCAGGGAGTGGATATTCCGAGGCTCGCCCGTGTAGGTGTGGAAATCTTTTTTACGCAGGTGTTCCGTGATGGTTATTTCCATGCGGACATGCATCCCGGCAATATTTTCGTTGGCAGCGACGGCCGTTACATTGCGGTGGATTTCGGCATAATGGGAACGCTCACCGATGAGGACAAGAATTATCTTGCACAAAATTTCCTGGCATTTTTTCGTCGCGACTATAAACGCGTGGCGGAGGCGCATGTCGAGGCGGGATGGGCGCCAAAAGACACGCGGGTGGATGATTTTGAAACCGCGATCCGCGCCGTATGCGAGCCGATTTTTGACAAACCACTGAAAGAGATTTCCTTTAGCCGTGTGTTGCTGCGGCTGTTTCAGACCTCACGCCAGTTCAACGTTGAAATCCAGCCGCAACTGGTGATGTTACAAAAAACCCTACTGAATATCGAAGGGTTGGGACGCGACCTCGATCCCGATCTTGATCTTTGGACTACCGCAAAGCCATACCTGGAAAACTGGATGGCCGAGCAACTCGGTTGGCGCGGACTCACCCGCCGCTTGGGCAAAGAGGCATCAAGCTGGGCAGTAATGCTGCCGCAGTTCCCTCGTCTGCTTCATCATGCCTTGAGCGAAATCCGCACAAAGGAGCTCGAACAGAAAATGAGCGAGCTCGTATTGGAAAAGAAACGCCAGAATCGCTTGCTTTCCTTTCTTGTAATGTTACTTGCGGTAGCAATGCTGTGGCACATATGGCAATAA
- a CDS encoding ABC transporter ATP-binding protein, whose product MSLLEIRNVTRRFGNYTAVDNVSISVETGEFFTLLGPSGCGKTTLLRMIAGFDLPDSGQILLDGKDMVGTPPEKRPVHTVFQTYALFPHMTVVDNIAFPLKMAGKTPQEIKTRVADALDSVRLSNFGGRFPHELSGGQKQRVAFARGLVNRPRLLLLDEPLGALDAKLREEMQIELINLQKEVGVTFVFVTHAQNEALALSHRIAVMNRGNVEQTDEPSKIYGFPRNRFVADFIGKISMMNARIVEATPSHLRLNAGELGEVITAAKEGVKAGDDGVMAIRPEQVRISHPSEEPRLKNHFLGKVHDFLYIGDVTTYIVELSNGTYIEALLPNSSPGRATFFEVGDEVGVSWRHDAGIFLND is encoded by the coding sequence ATGTCGCTCCTGGAAATCCGTAATGTAACCCGGCGCTTTGGTAACTACACCGCTGTCGATAATGTCAGCATTAGCGTTGAAACAGGTGAGTTCTTCACGCTGCTGGGGCCATCGGGTTGCGGTAAAACCACGCTCTTGCGAATGATCGCCGGATTCGATCTTCCCGATTCCGGTCAAATTCTTCTGGATGGCAAGGATATGGTTGGCACGCCGCCGGAAAAACGCCCTGTCCATACCGTATTCCAAACCTATGCGTTGTTTCCGCATATGACGGTAGTAGACAATATCGCATTTCCGCTCAAGATGGCGGGAAAAACACCGCAAGAAATAAAAACCAGAGTTGCGGACGCACTGGATAGCGTGCGTTTATCGAATTTCGGCGGCCGTTTTCCACACGAATTATCGGGCGGGCAGAAACAGCGCGTGGCATTCGCCAGAGGACTGGTCAATCGTCCCCGGCTACTGTTGCTGGACGAACCGTTGGGCGCACTGGATGCGAAATTGCGCGAGGAGATGCAGATCGAACTCATCAACCTGCAGAAGGAGGTGGGAGTGACCTTCGTTTTCGTTACCCACGCCCAGAATGAAGCCCTGGCATTGTCGCATCGCATCGCGGTGATGAATCGTGGCAATGTTGAACAAACTGACGAGCCCTCAAAAATCTATGGTTTCCCAAGAAACCGTTTCGTGGCGGATTTCATCGGCAAGATCAGCATGATGAATGCACGGATTGTGGAAGCCACGCCGTCACACCTGAGGCTTAATGCAGGGGAATTGGGGGAAGTGATAACTGCCGCTAAGGAAGGTGTAAAAGCGGGCGATGATGGCGTGATGGCGATTCGTCCCGAACAGGTTCGAATTTCCCATCCTTCGGAAGAACCCCGGTTGAAGAACCATTTCCTCGGCAAAGTACATGATTTTCTGTATATCGGGGATGTCACAACCTATATCGTGGAACTCTCCAATGGCACCTATATCGAGGCGTTGCTGCCCAATTCGTCACCGGGGCGCGCCACATTTTTCGAAGTTGGGGATGAAGTAGGCGTCTCATGGCGCCATGATGCGGGTATTTTCCTTAATGACTAA
- a CDS encoding ABC transporter permease, which produces MTKETPRESRTARFLVSGPPLLFLVVFFVAPSLIMILTSFRFPGEFGGLAPIAAPAEKISGEYGLTSEAYQFFFSDILYARIFLKSFGVALATTLICLIMAYPLALLIARSEKRFRNLMVLLVVLPFASNFLIRIYAWMIILGPESAFSHFVNAFLGAFGIPPVTLLFSPFAVLVGMVYVHLPFMILPLYTNLEKHDASLLDAAQDLGATGWQRFWRVTWPLSLPGVFSGSALVFIPVLGMFAVPDILGGTGDILIGNLIKDQFLGTRDWPFGSALSIMLTLAVLSVAGLATWFARAATGQRA; this is translated from the coding sequence ATGACTAAGGAAACCCCGCGAGAAAGCCGCACCGCCAGATTTCTGGTGAGCGGACCGCCGCTATTGTTCCTTGTGGTTTTTTTTGTCGCGCCGAGCCTGATCATGATTCTCACCTCGTTCCGCTTTCCGGGCGAGTTTGGAGGCCTGGCGCCCATTGCCGCGCCTGCGGAAAAAATTTCCGGCGAATATGGCCTCACGTCCGAGGCTTATCAGTTCTTTTTCAGTGATATCCTGTATGCCAGAATTTTTCTCAAATCCTTCGGTGTTGCGCTTGCCACCACGCTGATTTGCCTCATCATGGCCTATCCGCTGGCACTGCTGATCGCACGCAGCGAAAAGCGGTTCCGCAATCTGATGGTCCTGCTGGTGGTACTACCATTTGCCAGCAATTTCCTCATTCGCATTTATGCCTGGATGATCATTCTCGGACCGGAATCCGCGTTCAGCCATTTCGTTAATGCCTTCCTCGGCGCATTCGGTATCCCTCCAGTAACATTATTGTTCTCCCCATTCGCAGTATTGGTAGGTATGGTTTATGTACACCTGCCATTCATGATATTGCCCCTCTACACCAATCTCGAGAAACACGACGCCTCCCTCCTGGATGCGGCGCAAGACCTTGGCGCCACCGGATGGCAACGCTTTTGGCGTGTTACATGGCCGCTATCCCTGCCGGGTGTATTTTCGGGTTCCGCGTTGGTATTCATTCCGGTGCTGGGCATGTTCGCGGTACCCGATATACTCGGTGGTACGGGAGACATCCTCATTGGCAATCTGATCAAGGATCAATTCCTCGGCACCCGGGACTGGCCTTTCGGTTCTGCGCTTTCAATCATGCTGACACTGGCGGTGCTATCCGTCGCGGGACTGGCGACATGGTTCGCGCGCGCTGCGACCGGACAGCGAGCCTAG
- a CDS encoding ABC transporter permease, producing MNRGNIWLWFVAVVIYAFLYIPLAIVVIYSFNDSRLNAEWVGFTLSWYQALFNNTEMLTAARNSLIIALSASFSATVLGTMAGLAIHRYKLKVLPVLVFTPVAMPEILLGVSLLLFFLQVLNITLGMISIIIAHTTFCIGFVAIIVRARLQGMDESIFEAARDLGASRWQTFRLVTLPLIMPAVVAGALMSFTLSIDDFVITFFTKGVGEPILPIQIYTMIKVAVTPEVNAISTLLILLTLFMIIIAARLESRASSGGVKMPREAGKQ from the coding sequence ATGAACCGGGGCAATATCTGGCTGTGGTTCGTGGCGGTGGTGATCTACGCCTTTCTTTATATTCCGCTCGCGATCGTGGTGATATATTCATTCAACGATTCCAGGCTGAATGCCGAGTGGGTAGGCTTTACACTGTCCTGGTATCAAGCGCTGTTCAACAACACGGAAATGCTTACCGCCGCGCGCAATTCGCTCATCATCGCGCTCAGCGCGAGTTTCAGCGCCACCGTGCTCGGCACGATGGCCGGCCTGGCGATACATCGGTACAAACTCAAGGTATTGCCGGTATTGGTATTCACCCCGGTGGCAATGCCCGAGATCCTGCTGGGCGTGTCGCTGCTGCTCTTCTTTTTGCAAGTCCTGAATATAACGCTCGGCATGATTTCCATCATCATCGCGCACACCACGTTTTGTATCGGCTTCGTCGCCATAATCGTACGGGCACGGCTTCAGGGCATGGATGAAAGCATCTTTGAGGCGGCACGCGATCTCGGCGCCTCCCGCTGGCAGACTTTTCGCTTGGTAACATTGCCGCTTATCATGCCGGCGGTGGTGGCAGGAGCCTTGATGTCATTTACATTGTCCATTGATGATTTCGTCATCACTTTCTTTACCAAAGGCGTTGGTGAACCGATACTCCCCATCCAGATCTATACCATGATAAAGGTCGCGGTGACGCCGGAAGTGAACGCCATTTCCACACTGCTGATATTGCTCACACTATTCATGATCATCATCGCGGCCCGGCTGGAATCACGCGCCTCGTCGGGCGGAGTCAAAATGCCACGCGAAGCGGGAAAACAATGA
- a CDS encoding ABC transporter substrate-binding protein produces the protein MNLRHLLTLPLISLLLLAWLVLSTASCARQDQNTPSTAGNVLHLFNWNNYIASQTIERFQELCNCKLAQDYYSDNEEMLAKLAAGATGYDLIVPTGNAMDTLIRQGALKPLDKSLLPNLKNINPAYLDTAFDPGNKYSVPYAYTITLLGFNQEKIKELGLPTDTWAIIFEPEYLERIKGRVTVLDSQRELMAAALKYLGYSVNDTDEAHWKEAADLIVRAKPYWAAFSNTSYVKELAIGNLWVAQGYSNDMFQAALDARKTAREFTITYSSPKEGAVLALDSMVLHRSGNRPDLAHQFINFMLDGKNSADLTNLIGSGNPNTNAMQYVRPEIGSNKAIFPDPELLSRLEMLRDLDRRQRRLLSRLWTEIKLR, from the coding sequence ATGAATTTGCGGCATTTGCTCACACTACCGCTGATATCGCTTTTACTGCTCGCGTGGCTGGTCCTATCCACCGCGAGCTGCGCGAGACAGGATCAAAATACACCCAGCACGGCGGGAAATGTTCTTCATCTATTCAATTGGAATAATTATATTGCGTCGCAAACAATTGAACGCTTCCAGGAACTATGCAACTGCAAGCTCGCACAGGATTATTATTCTGATAACGAGGAAATGCTGGCCAAGCTTGCAGCTGGTGCAACCGGCTATGACCTTATCGTCCCCACCGGCAACGCGATGGATACGCTTATTCGGCAGGGCGCGCTCAAGCCGCTGGACAAATCGCTACTGCCCAATCTCAAGAATATCAATCCCGCATATCTCGACACAGCTTTCGATCCCGGCAACAAGTATTCCGTTCCGTATGCTTATACGATTACCCTGCTTGGCTTCAATCAGGAAAAAATAAAGGAGCTCGGTCTGCCCACCGACACTTGGGCAATCATTTTTGAGCCGGAATACCTCGAAAGAATCAAGGGTCGCGTAACCGTACTCGATAGCCAGCGAGAATTGATGGCGGCAGCGCTAAAATATTTAGGCTATTCGGTCAACGATACTGATGAGGCGCATTGGAAGGAAGCAGCAGACCTGATCGTGCGCGCGAAGCCTTACTGGGCGGCTTTCAGCAACACCAGCTATGTCAAAGAACTCGCAATAGGCAATCTGTGGGTAGCGCAAGGATATTCTAATGACATGTTTCAGGCGGCGCTTGACGCCAGAAAGACGGCGCGGGAATTCACGATCACCTACTCAAGCCCAAAGGAGGGCGCGGTTCTGGCACTCGACAGCATGGTGCTGCATCGAAGCGGGAACCGCCCCGATCTCGCCCATCAATTCATTAATTTCATGCTGGACGGGAAGAACTCCGCCGATCTCACCAATCTCATAGGATCCGGCAACCCCAATACGAACGCGATGCAGTATGTCCGGCCCGAAATCGGGAGCAATAAGGCCATATTTCCAGACCCTGAATTACTCAGCCGGCTGGAAATGCTTCGGGATCTCGACCGCAGGCAACGCCGCCTGCTAAGCCGGTTATGGACCGAAATAAAGTTGAGATAG
- a CDS encoding (2Fe-2S) ferredoxin domain-containing protein, translating into MSYYQRHVFFCVNQRDAGAVCCNNHGAQAMRDYAKERVKTLRLDGKSRRVRINNAGCLDRCNEGPVIVVYPEDVWYTYVDKEDIDEIIEEHLRNGRVVERLRI; encoded by the coding sequence ATGAGCTACTATCAACGGCACGTATTTTTCTGCGTCAACCAGCGCGACGCAGGAGCGGTATGCTGTAACAATCATGGCGCCCAGGCAATGCGCGATTACGCCAAGGAGCGTGTCAAGACGCTCAGGCTCGACGGCAAGAGCAGAAGAGTGCGGATCAACAATGCGGGATGTCTTGACCGTTGCAATGAGGGGCCGGTTATTGTGGTCTATCCTGAAGATGTCTGGTATACGTATGTGGATAAGGAAGACATCGACGAAATCATCGAGGAACATCTGAGAAACGGCCGCGTGGTCGAACGACTGAGAATCTGA
- a CDS encoding alpha/beta hydrolase, whose amino-acid sequence MSNSRPKRFFVDGPAGKLETVLAEPDIDHPRGIAVIAHPHPLYGGTMNNKVVYTLFKALLELGFIAVKFNFRGVEQSEGNRYSGNGDGTGEIQDVLAVVETTRNQSTSPFNGSAPLVLAGFSFGGAIQGYAAQQLRPQKLIMVAPSVERLKVPPLARPGAQHDNESIRDILIIQGDQDDVVPLHTVLDWAAPQELPVVVIPGAEHFFHGRLHILKRVVQDSCRP is encoded by the coding sequence TTGTCGAATTCACGTCCCAAAAGGTTTTTTGTTGATGGCCCTGCGGGAAAGCTGGAAACAGTTCTGGCCGAGCCGGATATCGATCATCCGCGTGGGATAGCTGTCATTGCGCATCCTCATCCGCTGTATGGCGGAACGATGAACAACAAGGTGGTTTATACCCTCTTCAAGGCTTTGCTCGAGTTGGGATTCATTGCGGTTAAATTCAATTTTCGCGGCGTGGAACAAAGCGAAGGTAATCGTTACTCCGGTAACGGCGATGGGACAGGCGAAATTCAAGATGTGCTGGCGGTAGTCGAAACCACCCGGAATCAATCTACTTCCCCGTTCAATGGGTCCGCGCCATTGGTGCTGGCTGGATTTTCCTTCGGCGGAGCCATCCAGGGGTATGCCGCCCAACAACTCAGGCCACAAAAATTGATCATGGTGGCGCCGTCGGTGGAACGATTGAAGGTTCCTCCTCTTGCTCGTCCCGGCGCCCAACACGACAATGAATCCATCAGGGACATTCTCATCATTCAGGGTGACCAGGACGACGTGGTTCCTCTCCACACTGTTCTGGACTGGGCCGCTCCGCAGGAATTGCCGGTAGTCGTCATTCCGGGCGCCGAACATTTTTTTCATGGCCGGCTGCACATTCTCAAACGCGTTGTTCAAGATTCGTGCCGACCCTGA
- a CDS encoding beta/gamma crystallin domain-containing protein has protein sequence MDILVANFRRTLVAAVMMFGGFVLTGVAHAQQSTTGKKDGKVIVEVPIIVMVPVQVSSDLIKDKGCWVKLYDKKDYKGDSLLLVGPVNLAQMMGPFGFNWENKIRSLETGPRANVTIYDNRNFRDQDKFVDPNAKIPDMSKKMGFFDDIRSMMLSCI, from the coding sequence ATGGATATCCTGGTAGCGAATTTCCGTAGAACCCTGGTAGCCGCTGTGATGATGTTCGGCGGATTCGTCTTGACTGGCGTCGCCCATGCGCAGCAGTCCACGACAGGGAAAAAGGACGGAAAAGTGATCGTTGAAGTACCGATCATCGTGATGGTTCCCGTCCAGGTTTCGAGTGATCTTATAAAGGATAAAGGATGCTGGGTGAAGCTATACGATAAAAAAGACTATAAAGGGGACAGCCTGCTATTGGTGGGCCCGGTCAATCTGGCGCAGATGATGGGTCCCTTTGGTTTCAATTGGGAAAATAAGATTCGCAGCCTCGAAACCGGTCCCAGAGCCAATGTCACCATTTACGACAATCGCAATTTCCGTGATCAGGACAAATTTGTCGACCCTAATGCAAAAATTCCGGATATGTCAAAGAAAATGGGATTTTTTGATGATATCCGGTCAATGATGCTTAGCTGCATATGA
- a CDS encoding DUF2905 domain-containing protein, translating to MQRLLIIFGILLLFAGLAWPWLSKLPFGRLPGDIIIERENFKLYFPLTTGLLVSLFLSLLLWWWSRK from the coding sequence ATGCAACGTCTACTCATCATATTCGGAATACTGCTGCTGTTTGCGGGTCTTGCCTGGCCGTGGCTGTCGAAACTGCCCTTCGGGCGGCTGCCGGGAGACATTATTATCGAGCGAGAGAATTTCAAGCTTTACTTTCCTCTGACCACGGGCCTGCTTGTGTCCCTTTTCCTGTCGCTGCTGCTGTGGTGGTGGTCCCGAAAATAA
- a CDS encoding transglycosylase domain-containing protein → MRRALKLLALVVLILLLVALTIAAFLLYWEAETSTYQARRLGKLADELSWEVKSGPNEDSYFPQSGPYDIRLGYSRLPELIHNLVIQGFRVQAQARPSARMKELVAEGLFVPYHEKSQAGLEISASGGRPLYRAVFPSRAYENFEAVPPLVANSLLFIENRELLDPTHPKKNPAIEWDRLGRAILDKIIQVFHPEHGVVGGSTLATQIEKYRHSPNGMTITPQDKLQQVASASVRAYLDGEETLPARKRIVVDYLNTVPLAGAAGFGEANGLGDGLWVWYGLDFDETNRILSSRLVEGDALVEAARLYKHVLSLIIAQRRPSYYLLAGRKALEELTDSHLRVLTQVGVIPPALRDAALEIPLRFRDTATAAPEEIRNFSAQKAVNAVRMRLASLLGLKRMYDLDRLDLSVQSTLDEDLQQKTTDILRRLKNPEYANVAGLYGPRMLETEDPGKIVYSFMLSELTPEGAKFRIQADNFDQPLDINKGTKLDLGSTAKLRTLVTYLEIVEALHKKYAALSKKDLLKQQVDPSDMLSRWAIGYLLQSADKSLAAMLDAALERNYSANPDERFFTGGGAHFFHNFKREDDRKFLSVREATLKSVNLVYIRLMRDIVRHYMFHVAGSSARILKDAGDPDRKGYLRRFADKEGKQFMNRFYLKYEGKTATPAMIRNIFFSSFRHTPRRLAAAYRYIYPESTFMEFEKFMRPYRSVFKRMTPDFLQDLYEGYGPGKYSLADRGYIVTVHPLELWLVRYLMTHPAARYTDVIEASADERVAVYDWLFKTKYKNSQDTRIRGLLELEAFLEIHRSWKRLGYPFDSLVPSLATAIGSSADHPAALAGLMGIILNDGVRVPAVLIERLHFGAGTPFETIVERTPIQGERVFSPELAAAVRGVLTDVVATGTASRLARAMVEEDGNEILIGGKTGTGDHRYITFSSPGVVKESRAVNRSATFVFFIGDRFFGTMTAFVPGADAADYKFTSALSTQVVKHLLPVLKPLTDTAQPLPEQVSEKRAAKHDLPKVKKKSRVNSS, encoded by the coding sequence GTGAGGCGTGCGCTCAAGCTTCTTGCCCTTGTTGTCCTGATCCTGCTTCTCGTTGCGCTGACCATTGCCGCTTTCCTGCTTTACTGGGAAGCGGAAACTTCCACATACCAGGCACGCCGTCTTGGAAAATTGGCCGATGAGCTGAGCTGGGAAGTAAAAAGCGGACCGAACGAGGATTCCTATTTTCCGCAGTCAGGACCCTATGACATACGTCTGGGCTATAGCCGCTTGCCGGAACTGATTCACAATCTCGTCATACAAGGCTTCCGCGTGCAGGCGCAGGCACGACCTTCCGCGCGCATGAAAGAACTTGTTGCGGAGGGTTTGTTTGTCCCCTATCACGAGAAATCCCAAGCTGGTCTGGAGATTTCTGCTAGCGGGGGAAGGCCATTGTATCGCGCCGTATTTCCGAGCCGTGCTTACGAAAACTTTGAAGCGGTTCCCCCATTAGTGGCGAACAGCCTGTTGTTCATTGAAAATCGCGAGTTGCTGGATCCAACCCATCCAAAAAAGAATCCCGCTATTGAATGGGACCGGTTGGGCAGGGCCATCCTGGACAAGATAATCCAGGTCTTCCATCCCGAACATGGCGTGGTAGGGGGCAGCACGTTGGCGACACAGATTGAGAAATACCGCCATTCTCCCAACGGAATGACGATCACGCCACAAGACAAGCTGCAGCAGGTTGCATCCGCCTCCGTGCGTGCTTACCTGGACGGAGAGGAAACGTTGCCCGCCCGTAAGCGTATCGTAGTCGATTATCTCAATACGGTTCCCCTTGCCGGGGCCGCGGGTTTCGGCGAAGCGAATGGATTGGGGGATGGTCTATGGGTATGGTACGGCCTGGATTTTGATGAGACCAATCGCATCCTCAGTTCTCGATTGGTCGAAGGTGATGCCCTTGTCGAGGCGGCCCGCCTCTACAAACATGTGCTGAGTCTGATCATTGCCCAGCGCAGACCCTCATATTATCTGCTCGCTGGACGCAAAGCGCTCGAAGAACTTACTGACAGTCATCTGCGGGTGCTTACGCAGGTTGGCGTGATTCCTCCCGCTCTGAGGGACGCAGCGCTGGAAATTCCGTTACGCTTCCGTGATACCGCCACAGCCGCACCCGAAGAAATCAGGAATTTTTCCGCTCAAAAGGCCGTCAATGCGGTGCGCATGCGCCTTGCGTCCCTGCTCGGATTAAAGCGCATGTATGATCTGGACCGGCTGGATTTATCAGTGCAAAGCACTCTCGACGAAGACCTTCAACAGAAAACCACCGATATACTGCGCCGGCTCAAGAACCCGGAATACGCAAACGTGGCGGGACTTTATGGACCCCGCATGCTGGAGACGGAGGATCCGGGCAAGATTGTCTACAGCTTCATGCTCTCCGAGCTAACCCCGGAAGGAGCCAAGTTCCGGATTCAGGCTGACAATTTCGACCAGCCCCTGGATATCAACAAGGGGACCAAGCTTGATTTGGGTTCCACCGCGAAATTAAGAACATTGGTAACCTACCTTGAAATTGTCGAAGCCCTTCACAAAAAATATGCAGCATTGTCCAAAAAAGATCTTCTTAAACAACAAGTTGATCCAAGTGATATGCTTAGCCGCTGGGCGATCGGGTATCTACTGCAAAGCGCGGACAAGAGTCTGGCAGCCATGCTGGATGCCGCCTTGGAGCGTAACTATTCGGCCAATCCCGATGAGCGGTTTTTTACGGGTGGCGGAGCGCATTTCTTTCACAATTTCAAGCGAGAGGATGACCGCAAGTTTCTGAGTGTCCGCGAGGCAACGCTGAAATCAGTCAATCTCGTATACATCCGTCTGATGCGAGATATCGTGCGCCACTATATGTTCCACGTCGCGGGCTCGTCCGCCAGGATACTTAAAGATGCCGGAGATCCTGACCGGAAAGGGTATCTCAGACGATTCGCGGACAAGGAAGGCAAGCAGTTTATGAACCGGTTTTATCTTAAATACGAGGGTAAAACGGCGACGCCGGCTATGATTCGTAACATATTCTTTTCCAGTTTCCGGCACACGCCGCGCCGTCTGGCAGCCGCATACCGTTATATTTACCCTGAATCGACATTCATGGAATTCGAGAAATTCATGCGGCCTTATCGGTCCGTTTTCAAGCGTATGACCCCGGATTTCCTTCAAGATCTTTATGAGGGTTATGGCCCCGGCAAATACTCACTGGCCGACCGGGGCTATATTGTTACCGTTCATCCTTTGGAATTATGGCTGGTACGCTACTTGATGACTCATCCGGCCGCACGATACACGGACGTGATCGAGGCCAGCGCGGATGAGCGGGTGGCTGTCTACGACTGGTTGTTCAAGACGAAATACAAGAACTCGCAGGACACCCGGATTCGCGGACTTCTGGAGCTTGAAGCATTTCTTGAAATTCATCGCAGCTGGAAACGGCTCGGCTATCCTTTCGATTCACTGGTGCCGTCTCTCGCCACCGCTATCGGGAGTTCGGCGGATCATCCCGCTGCACTTGCCGGACTGATGGGTATTATTCTCAATGATGGAGTGCGGGTTCCGGCCGTGCTGATCGAACGCCTGCACTTTGGAGCTGGCACGCCTTTTGAAACCATTGTCGAACGGACACCGATCCAGGGCGAAAGGGTATTTTCTCCCGAATTGGCGGCAGCAGTTCGTGGGGTATTAACCGATGTGGTGGCGACGGGAACCGCTTCGCGGCTCGCACGCGCCATGGTGGAAGAGGATGGCAATGAGATTTTGATTGGAGGAAAGACAGGGACCGGAGATCATCGCTACATTACCTTCTCGTCTCCTGGCGTCGTCAAGGAGTCCCGCGCAGTAAACCGTTCAGCCACTTTTGTGTTCTTCATCGGCGATCGATTCTTCGGAACGATGACGGCGTTTGTCCCGGGTGCGGATGCCGCGGATTATAAATTTACGTCAGCACTCTCCACGCAAGTTGTGAAGCATCTCCTGCCTGTCCTGAAACCTCTCACCGACACGGCCCAGCCCCTGCCGGAGCAAGTTTCGGAGAAAAGGGCGGCCAAACACGACTTGCCCAAAGTAAAGAAAAAGTCCAGAGTAAACTCAAGTTAA